The following are encoded together in the Novipirellula caenicola genome:
- a CDS encoding ABC transporter ATP-binding protein: protein MRNFGRALRIALRRKWSITGIVLTSMLIAVLWGANIGTLYPLVEVVFKGDSLPGYAEKQISQTDSRIDELDAEIHQLTAELATADDATAKNLRLQIEAAAATQTALAESSKYLRWAKPTIDAYAPRGSYATLMLIVAMLVGGTAIKLVALLINLMLVQYVAESASLDLRALFFRKALRLDLDSFGENGSADLTSRLTNDISNVSGGITALLGRLVREPLKMAVCLGGAMFVCWRLLLFVMIVTPLVGLVMHHLSRAIRRASRRAMEEMSQLYGMLNDSFAGIRVVKAFNTQGFERAKFNRGIQAYYRKSMKMAFYNTLARSSSEMLGMTVVGLAILAGGYLVVNQQTHLFGIPMSTVPLEVGEILMFFGFLIGASDPAKKLSDVWSGLQRGIAATDRVYEIIDQPIRVAEPKNDRTTARPHREIRLENVVYQYTSGPTVLRGVDLTIRHGETIAVVGPNGSGKSTIVNLLCRFDDPQSGQVLLDDTPIHEMKTRDLRRRIALVTQRTILFDDTIENNIRYGSPGADSHAVVRAAKMAFADEFILRKTPDGYQTRLGSNGTRLSGGQMQRLALARAFLRNPDILILDEATSQIDLESEQLIHQALAKFLVDRTGVMITHRHTSLSMADRIVVIEAGRISDTGRHEELIARNRFYQSLCGSEQRAAA, encoded by the coding sequence ATGAGAAATTTTGGTCGCGCACTTCGCATCGCCTTGCGTCGTAAATGGTCGATCACGGGGATTGTATTGACATCGATGTTGATTGCCGTCCTGTGGGGAGCCAATATCGGGACGTTGTACCCGTTGGTCGAAGTCGTTTTTAAAGGCGACAGTTTGCCAGGATACGCCGAAAAGCAAATCAGCCAGACCGATTCGCGGATCGATGAACTTGATGCTGAAATCCATCAATTGACCGCGGAATTGGCGACGGCGGACGACGCGACCGCCAAGAATCTGCGGCTGCAAATCGAAGCCGCCGCCGCGACCCAAACGGCACTGGCCGAGTCGAGCAAGTACCTGCGTTGGGCGAAACCGACTATCGATGCCTATGCTCCGCGTGGCTCGTACGCGACGTTGATGTTGATCGTGGCGATGTTGGTCGGCGGTACGGCAATCAAGTTGGTCGCTCTATTAATTAATCTAATGCTGGTTCAATACGTCGCGGAATCGGCTTCGTTGGACCTTCGCGCCCTGTTTTTTCGCAAGGCATTGCGGTTGGACCTCGATTCGTTTGGCGAAAATGGTTCAGCGGATCTGACATCGCGGTTGACCAACGACATCTCCAACGTCTCGGGAGGGATCACGGCACTACTGGGCCGATTGGTTCGCGAGCCGCTGAAGATGGCGGTCTGTCTTGGTGGCGCGATGTTTGTGTGTTGGCGGTTGCTGTTATTCGTGATGATCGTCACGCCGCTGGTTGGATTGGTGATGCATCATCTGAGCCGTGCGATTCGCCGAGCCAGTCGCCGGGCAATGGAAGAGATGAGCCAGTTGTACGGGATGCTCAATGATTCGTTCGCAGGCATCCGGGTGGTCAAAGCCTTCAATACACAAGGTTTCGAACGCGCGAAATTCAATCGTGGCATCCAGGCGTATTATCGCAAATCGATGAAGATGGCGTTCTACAACACGTTGGCTCGCAGCAGCAGCGAAATGTTGGGGATGACCGTCGTAGGACTTGCGATCTTGGCGGGTGGCTATTTGGTGGTCAACCAACAAACTCATTTGTTTGGCATTCCAATGAGCACCGTTCCGTTGGAAGTCGGCGAGATCTTGATGTTCTTTGGCTTTTTGATCGGTGCCTCGGATCCCGCCAAAAAGTTATCCGATGTATGGAGCGGTTTGCAGCGAGGGATCGCGGCGACGGATCGGGTTTACGAGATCATCGATCAGCCGATCCGAGTCGCCGAGCCTAAGAACGATCGCACGACGGCGCGGCCGCATCGCGAGATTCGGCTGGAAAACGTCGTCTACCAATACACCTCCGGACCGACCGTGTTGCGTGGTGTCGACTTGACGATCCGTCATGGCGAAACGATCGCCGTGGTTGGCCCCAATGGCAGCGGAAAAAGTACGATCGTCAATCTGCTGTGTCGCTTTGACGATCCGCAAAGTGGGCAGGTGTTGTTGGATGACACACCGATTCACGAGATGAAGACTCGTGATTTGCGTCGCCGGATCGCGTTGGTGACTCAGCGAACGATCTTGTTTGACGATACGATCGAAAACAATATTCGCTACGGTTCCCCCGGTGCGGATTCGCATGCGGTTGTACGCGCGGCGAAGATGGCGTTTGCCGATGAGTTCATTTTGCGGAAAACGCCCGACGGCTATCAAACACGGCTGGGCAGCAACGGGACGCGGCTCTCGGGCGGCCAGATGCAACGGCTTGCCTTAGCACGTGCCTTCTTACGCAATCCCGACATCTTGATCCTCGATGAAGCCACGAGCCAGATCGATCTCGAAAGCGAGCAATTGATTCACCAGGCGCTGGCGAAGTTCTTGGTCGATCGCACCGGAGTGATGATCACGCATCGCCATACCAGTTTGTCGATGGCAGATCGGATCGTGGTGATCGAAGCGGGGCGGATTTCCGATACGGGACGCCACGAAGAATTGATCGCTCGCAATCGGTTCTATCAAAGTCTATGTGGCAGCGAGCAGCGAGCGGCGGCGTAA